A single region of the Pyricularia oryzae 70-15 chromosome 4, whole genome shotgun sequence genome encodes:
- a CDS encoding peroxin 23: MAAIDLPWLFQMATPKPQRHDPPDFSSPSSSTLSPTLRQQITDNSNNYPSTNGNPTYAAFSPATLSTTTSSANKRRSTILVHQKSPLLLATPPQITRALAYSHPFLLPLNKLAGLLSWTTDDQYESFLLVASFWGVVLYGDLLLRVAGPLIVVLALIGGMYGRRFSPLSSSGWSEPATTQRDSGGGGTSGSPEAKRHVSGQMNGAAASSSDLSTDGQLNGKPRGKPEATGTRHRKTLDEMVETLREFTSRCNILLEPLLELTDFLSTQRTPTSATTRPALTALLIRILLCTPFWFALTLPPLRVVTARRVVLVAGTLALTWHSRVCCVARTLLWRSRSVRKLAGLVTGLEFDGMVAANGAVVKGERGLIDVGAATSLAATDSAAATGRESELSKAIRRQSTKVNGKGLARDTGVRFTFIIYENQRRWVGLGWTSSLFTYERAAWTDERNNPVPPKDEFELPEVEDGSRMRWRWVPGSKWRVDGVADDAVTTDDGQLDFDSDGGKMGWVYYDNKWQNGKRGQDSWGRWTRRRKWYRDAELVEIDSESVTPTSPITEAEKQEQQRTMSPPPPYAAEPKSTGGMWASLRPGSLRRRATDNSTASSAAAAASAAASGGGATTSSGGAGSRRGRRTSSAAASHLDEEREDVDASLGTSLGLEIQGAGMERDQWGVGDEIRMGLE; encoded by the exons ATGGCAGCCATC GACCTCCCCTGGCTGTTCCAGATGGCAACTCCAAAACCACAACGACATGACCCGCCCGACTTCTCCTCGCCCTCCTCCTCGACCCTCTCCCCTACGTTGCGACAGCAAATAAccgacaacagcaacaactaTCCCTCGACCAACGGAAACCCAACGTATGCCGCCTTCTCCCCGGCGACCCTCTCGACGACCACGTCCTCGGCCAACAAGCGCCGCAGCACGATCCTCGTCCACCAGAAGTCACCTCTCCTCCTCGCGACACCGCCGCAAATCACACGCGCCCTGGCCTACAGCCACCCTTTCCTCCTACCCCTCAACAAACTCGCCGGCCTTCTGAGCTGGACTACAGATGACCAGTACGAGAGCTTCCTGCTGGTGGCCTCATTCTGGGGCGTCGTTCTCTATGGCGACCTCCTGCTGCGCGTTGCCGGGCCGCTGATCGTCGTGCTCGCCCTCATCGGCGGCATGTATGGCCGGCGCTTCAGCCCACTGAGCAGCAGCGGGTGGAGTGAGCCCGCCACCACACAGAGggacagcggcggcggcggcactaGTGGTAGCCCCGAAGCCAAGAGACACGTTTCCGGGCAGATGAACGGTGCGGCGGCCTCGTCGTCAGACCTCAGCACAGACGGGCAGCTGAACGGGAAGCCGCGCGGAAAGCCCGAGGCGACGGGGACGCGTCACCGCAAGACGCTGGACGAGATGGTGGAGACGCTGCGCGAGTTCACGTCGCGGTGCAACATCCTCCTGGAGCCGCTGCTGGAGCTGACCGACTTCCTCAGCACGCAGCGCACACCCACCTCGGCCACCACGCGCCCGGCCCTCACGGCGCTGCTGATCCGCATCCTGCTCTGCACCCCGTTCTGGTTCGCGCTgacgctgccgccgcttAGGGTCGTGACGGCGCGCCGCGTCGTGCTCGTCGCCGGCACTCTTGCGCTCACTTGGCACTCGAGGGTGTGCTGCGTCGCCCGCACGCTGCTGTGGCGGTCGCGGTCCGTGAGGAAGCTGGCCGGGCTGGTCACGGGGCTGGAGTTTGACGGGATGGTTGCCGCGAACGGGGCTGTCGTCAAGGGCGAACGGGGCTTGATCGACGTGGGGGCCGCGACGTCGCTGGCGGCCACGgactcggcggcggccacggGGCGCGAGTCGGAGCTGTCCAAGGCCATCAGGCGGCAGTCTACCAAGGTCAACGGCAAGGGGCTGGCGCGGGACACGGGGGTCCGGTTCACATTCATCATCTACGAGAACCAGCGGCGGTGGGTGGGGCTCGGGTGGACGTCGAGCCTGTTTACGTACGAGCGCGCCGCGTGGACGGACGAGCGCAACAACCCCGTCCCGCCCAAGGATGAATTTGAGCTGCCCGAGGTTGAGGACGGGAGCCGCATGCGGTGGCGCTGGGTGCCCGGCAGCAAGTGGCGCGTCGACGGGGTTGCGGATGATGCGGTCACGACGGACGACGGGCAGCTGGACTTTGATTCTGATGGGGGCAAGATGGGCTGGGTTTACTACGATAACAAG TGGCAAAACGGCAAACGCGGCCAGGACAGCTGGGGCCGCTGGACACGTCGGAGAAAGTGGTATCGCGACGCGGAGCTCGTCGAGATCGACTCAGAATCTGTCACCCCGACGAGCCCGATTACGGAAGCAGAGAAGCAAGAGCAGCAGAGGACCATGTCCCCTCCCCCACCCTACGCGGCCGAGCCCAAGTCCACGGGCGGCATGTGGGCCAGCCTCCGGCCGGGCAGTCTACGGCGACGTGCTACGGACAACTcgacggcctcctcggcggcggcggcggcgtcggcagcTGCCTCTGGAGGCGGTGCTACCACGAGCAGCGGTGGCGCTGGGTCTAGGAGGGGTAGGCGGACCAGTAGTGCGGCGGCTAGTCACCTCGATGAGGAGCGCGAGGACGTGGACGCTAGCCTCGGGACGAGTCTGGGGCTCGAGATCCAGGGGGCTGGGATGGAGAGGGATCAGTGGGGGGTTGGGGATGAAATCAGGATGGGGCTGGAGTAA